The following proteins are co-located in the Streptomyces bottropensis ATCC 25435 genome:
- a CDS encoding DUF397 domain-containing protein, whose translation MEAAPGFHGAVVPVRDSKNPDGPVLVINRSAWLSFIAAVRSGS comes from the coding sequence ATCGAAGCAGCCCCCGGTTTCCACGGCGCCGTCGTCCCCGTCCGTGACAGCAAGAACCCTGACGGCCCGGTACTGGTCATCAACCGCTCCGCCTGGCTCTCCTTCATAGCCGCCGTACGGTCGGGTTCGTGA
- a CDS encoding helix-turn-helix domain-containing protein, whose amino-acid sequence MTRRNAEGAGGAGSSALFGEVLRHYREAALLTQESLAREVPCDRSQVAKVEAGTRVPSEQLAKRCDEVLDTGGVLVRIWAKVDWYPAVRHPDWFERRVEMETVAVGLRQYQERVVPGLLQTEDYARALFSRAVSGDEVEERVRARMSRQPRFLSDDGPLYVVILDESCLRTAVGSPDVMRDQCAHLLSVGQRPNIRVQVAPADLFGIFRPRQSMSLIELPDDRWVYSESMDHSHFNNEPTAYARYSRTYDVLRADIPSARESAALISDVMEGYERHGQVRPERGDLDQEQLQRRQRRRLPGSGDMDQEQPQRRQRRQLHRSSPRFPRRRRPRP is encoded by the coding sequence ATGACGAGGCGGAACGCGGAAGGGGCGGGCGGGGCCGGAAGTTCGGCCCTGTTCGGCGAGGTGCTCCGGCACTACCGAGAAGCGGCCCTGCTGACCCAGGAGTCCCTCGCGAGAGAGGTCCCGTGCGACCGTTCCCAGGTGGCGAAGGTCGAGGCGGGCACACGGGTACCGAGCGAGCAGTTGGCGAAGCGGTGCGATGAAGTGCTGGACACGGGTGGGGTGTTGGTCAGGATCTGGGCCAAGGTCGACTGGTATCCGGCGGTCCGGCATCCAGATTGGTTCGAGCGCCGGGTGGAGATGGAGACGGTGGCGGTCGGGTTGCGGCAGTACCAGGAGCGGGTCGTCCCTGGCCTGCTACAGACTGAGGACTACGCCCGCGCACTCTTCTCCCGGGCCGTCTCGGGCGACGAGGTGGAAGAGCGCGTCCGGGCCCGAATGAGCCGCCAGCCCCGCTTCCTGTCCGACGACGGCCCGCTGTACGTCGTGATCCTGGACGAGAGTTGTCTCCGCACTGCGGTGGGAAGCCCGGACGTCATGCGGGACCAGTGCGCGCACCTGCTGAGCGTCGGGCAGCGCCCCAACATCCGTGTCCAGGTGGCTCCTGCGGACCTCTTCGGGATCTTCCGCCCCAGGCAGTCCATGTCCCTGATCGAGCTGCCCGACGACCGATGGGTCTACTCCGAGTCCATGGACCACAGCCACTTCAACAACGAACCGACCGCTTACGCCCGTTATAGCCGAACCTATGATGTGCTCAGGGCCGACATCCCGTCAGCCCGCGAGTCCGCCGCTCTGATCAGCGACGTGATGGAGGGGTACGAGCGTCATGGACAGGTACGACCTGAGCGCGGCGATCTGGATCAGGAGCAGCTACAGCGGCGACAACGGCGGCGACTGCCTGGAAGTGGCGACATGGATCAAGAGCAGCCACAGCGGCGACAACGGCGGCAACTGCATCGAAGCAGCCCCCGGTTTCCACGGCGCCGTCGTCCCCGTCCGTGA
- a CDS encoding peptidoglycan-binding domain-containing protein: MTRIRRLAASGAVVAALVAGTSAVSMTGATAAPAAPAKEFAPTALYCGYHGAVTPPEIAYGSTGNAVREAQCLLQYWGFYIGPTGVDGDFGGNTRTATRDFQATCRIGVDGRIGPITWNRLRNGC, from the coding sequence ATGACACGCATCCGAAGGCTCGCCGCATCCGGCGCGGTCGTGGCCGCGTTGGTGGCCGGCACCAGTGCCGTCTCCATGACCGGCGCGACGGCGGCCCCGGCTGCCCCGGCAAAGGAATTCGCCCCCACCGCCCTCTACTGCGGGTACCACGGCGCCGTCACCCCGCCCGAGATCGCGTACGGCAGCACCGGAAACGCCGTGCGCGAGGCCCAGTGTCTGCTCCAGTACTGGGGCTTCTACATCGGCCCGACCGGTGTCGACGGTGACTTCGGCGGCAACACCCGAACGGCCACCCGTGACTTCCAGGCCACCTGCCGCATAGGCGTCGACGGCCGCATCGGTCCCATCACCTGGAACCGCCTGCGCAACGGCTGCTGA
- a CDS encoding peptidoglycan-binding domain-containing protein, giving the protein MTGLALGPSAAPALADTSARPLYVEPAACPWGASSHPTAFRIGESGSGVAHLQCLLIRRGHAVADHGVYDARTQQAVREFCRAEGISYDGILGPVFWTALHR; this is encoded by the coding sequence GTGACCGGCCTCGCGCTCGGTCCGAGCGCGGCACCGGCGCTCGCCGACACCTCCGCGCGGCCCCTCTACGTCGAGCCCGCCGCCTGCCCGTGGGGCGCCTCGTCGCATCCCACCGCCTTCCGGATCGGTGAATCCGGTTCCGGCGTCGCCCATCTGCAATGCCTGCTCATTCGGCGCGGCCACGCCGTCGCGGACCACGGTGTCTACGACGCGCGGACCCAACAGGCGGTGCGTGAGTTCTGCCGCGCCGAGGGCATCAGCTACGACGGCATTCTCGGCCCGGTCTTCTGGACGGCCCTGCACCGGTAA
- a CDS encoding GntR family transcriptional regulator, translating into MSEAAVRVDTTSQVPPYEQIRAQLAALIVTGRLAEGDRLPTVRQLATDLGLAPGTVARAYRELEAGALIRTRRGAGTRVAAPPVRPPHPDTHQLTTLARDFTSSARALGADPEAILSAVRDALGPERPGPP; encoded by the coding sequence ATGAGTGAGGCCGCCGTCCGCGTCGACACCACCAGCCAGGTCCCGCCGTACGAGCAGATCCGCGCGCAGCTCGCCGCGCTGATCGTCACCGGCCGGCTGGCCGAGGGCGACCGGCTGCCGACCGTCCGCCAGCTGGCCACCGACCTCGGCCTGGCCCCGGGCACGGTCGCCCGCGCCTACCGCGAGCTGGAGGCCGGCGCGCTGATCCGCACCCGCCGGGGGGCCGGCACCCGGGTGGCGGCCCCACCGGTCCGGCCGCCCCACCCCGACACCCACCAACTCACCACTCTGGCCCGGGACTTCACCTCCTCGGCCCGCGCCCTGGGCGCGGACCCGGAGGCGATCCTCAGCGCCGTACGCGACGCTTTGGGGCCGGAACGGCCGGGCCCGCCCTGA